Proteins from a single region of Sphingomonas morindae:
- the pal gene encoding peptidoglycan-associated lipoprotein Pal, protein MKIARSASLLTIAAALAVAGCAKKKPAELPPPPPPAPSASDNGAGSGAGTGVGTGVLPGSRAEFLQQAGTDTVHFGTDSSDVDSEAQGILAAQARWLVAHPSVRVTLEGHCDERGTREYNLALGERRANSAKNALVAAGVSADRINVISYGKERPVATGSDEASWAQNRRAVTVVPQ, encoded by the coding sequence ATGAAGATCGCTCGCTCCGCCTCGCTCCTCACCATCGCCGCCGCGCTCGCCGTGGCCGGCTGCGCCAAGAAGAAGCCGGCGGAGCTGCCGCCGCCCCCGCCGCCGGCGCCGTCGGCGTCCGACAATGGCGCGGGCTCCGGCGCCGGCACCGGCGTCGGCACGGGCGTGCTGCCGGGCAGCCGCGCCGAATTCCTCCAGCAGGCGGGCACCGACACGGTGCATTTCGGCACCGACAGCTCGGATGTCGACAGCGAGGCGCAGGGCATCCTCGCCGCGCAGGCGCGCTGGCTGGTGGCGCATCCTTCGGTGCGCGTGACGCTGGAAGGCCATTGCGACGAGCGCGGCACGCGCGAATATAACCTCGCGCTGGGCGAGCGCCGCGCCAATTCGGCGAAGAACGCGCTGGTCGCGGCGGGCGTCTCGGCCGATCGCATCAATGTCATCAGCTATGGCAAGGAGCGGCCGGTGGCGACCGGCTCCGACGAGGCGAGCTGGGCGCAGAACCGCCGCGCCGTCACCGTCGTCCCGCAATAA
- the gpmA gene encoding 2,3-diphosphoglycerate-dependent phosphoglycerate mutase, producing MPRLVLIRHGQSAWNLENRFTGWWDVNLTEQGVAEAQAAGALMAEKGLDFDRCFTSVQTRAIKTLNLALEAMGRLWLPVTKDWRLNERHYGGLTGLDKAETAARHGAEQVHVWRRSFDVPPPPLEAGSPFDLGQDRRYAGIAIPATESLKDTIARVLPYWEAEIAPALRAGERVIISAHGNSLRALVKHLSGISDAEIAGLEIPTGQPLVYELTDALTPTDRYYLSER from the coding sequence ATGCCGCGCCTCGTGCTGATCCGCCACGGCCAGTCCGCCTGGAATCTCGAAAACCGCTTCACCGGCTGGTGGGATGTCAACCTCACCGAACAGGGCGTCGCCGAAGCCCAGGCCGCCGGCGCGCTGATGGCCGAGAAAGGGCTGGATTTCGATCGCTGCTTCACCAGCGTGCAGACCCGCGCGATCAAGACGCTCAATCTCGCGCTCGAGGCGATGGGCCGGCTGTGGCTGCCCGTGACCAAGGATTGGCGCCTGAACGAGCGCCATTATGGCGGGCTGACCGGGCTCGACAAGGCGGAGACGGCGGCCCGCCACGGCGCCGAGCAGGTCCATGTCTGGCGGCGCAGCTTCGACGTGCCCCCGCCCCCGCTGGAGGCCGGCAGCCCCTTCGATCTCGGCCAGGATCGGCGCTATGCCGGCATCGCCATTCCCGCCACCGAGAGCCTGAAGGATACGATCGCGCGGGTGCTGCCCTATTGGGAAGCCGAGATCGCGCCGGCGCTGCGCGCGGGCGAGCGGGTGATCATCTCCGCCCATGGCAATTCGCTGCGCGCGCTGGTGAAGCATCTTTCGGGCATTTCCGACGCGGAGATCGCCGGCCTCGAGATCCCGACGGGCCAGCCGCTCGTCTATGAGCTGACCGACGCGCTCACCCCCACCGACCGCTATTATCTGAGCGAACGCTAG
- a CDS encoding dienelactone hydrolase family protein, whose translation MAMEKQPVRYQLDGLWFEALAVWDPAQDGPRPGVLIAPTFMDRSAFEEDKAEKLAALGYVGFAMDLYGVEVQPQSFEQAGEAMKVVNEDRVLLARRMTAALDQLAALPVVAPDRLAAIGFCLGGKAVLDLARTGRALRGVASLHGIFDPPPQPVAATIAAKVLALHGWDDNLAPPEAVVALARELTEKQAEWELVAYGHTGHGFTNYNRPDMYRALADTRAWARLTDYLAELFA comes from the coding sequence ATGGCGATGGAGAAGCAGCCGGTCCGCTATCAACTGGACGGGCTCTGGTTCGAAGCGCTGGCCGTGTGGGATCCGGCGCAGGACGGCCCGCGCCCGGGCGTGCTGATCGCGCCGACCTTCATGGACCGGTCCGCCTTCGAGGAGGACAAGGCCGAAAAGCTGGCGGCGCTCGGCTATGTCGGCTTCGCGATGGACCTGTACGGCGTCGAGGTGCAGCCGCAAAGCTTCGAGCAGGCCGGCGAGGCGATGAAGGTGGTCAACGAGGATCGCGTGCTGCTCGCCCGCCGCATGACGGCCGCGCTCGATCAGCTGGCCGCGCTGCCGGTGGTCGCGCCCGATCGGCTGGCGGCGATCGGCTTCTGCCTGGGCGGCAAGGCGGTGCTCGATCTCGCCCGGACGGGGCGGGCGCTGCGCGGTGTCGCCAGCCTGCACGGCATCTTCGATCCGCCGCCCCAGCCGGTGGCGGCCACCATCGCGGCCAAGGTGCTGGCGCTGCACGGCTGGGACGATAATCTGGCGCCGCCCGAGGCGGTCGTCGCGCTGGCCCGCGAACTGACCGAGAAGCAGGCCGAGTGGGAGTTGGTCGCCTATGGCCATACCGGTCACGGCTTCACCAACTATAACCGGCCCGACATGTACCGCGCGCTGGCCGATACCCGCGCCTGGGCGCGTCTGACCGACTATCTGGCGGAACTCTTCGCCTGA
- the tolR gene encoding protein TolR, which translates to MAMGPLPSSGRGRGRAPMAEINVTPLVDVMLVLLIIFMITAPLLMTGVPVNLPDSRAKALEQPKKPVQIAIDAQGRVYVDDAAVDDAQLAARLEQIAQQSAGADPTQIFLRADRAIDYGKVMQVMGELNRAGLNKVALVSTPAAE; encoded by the coding sequence ATGGCGATGGGGCCGCTGCCTTCCTCCGGTCGCGGGCGCGGACGCGCGCCGATGGCCGAGATCAACGTCACGCCGCTGGTGGACGTGATGCTGGTGCTGCTGATCATCTTCATGATCACCGCGCCGCTGCTGATGACCGGCGTGCCCGTGAACCTGCCGGACAGCCGCGCCAAGGCGCTGGAGCAGCCGAAAAAGCCGGTGCAGATCGCGATCGACGCGCAGGGCCGCGTCTATGTCGACGATGCGGCGGTGGATGACGCCCAGCTCGCCGCCCGGCTGGAGCAGATCGCCCAGCAAAGCGCGGGCGCCGATCCCACCCAGATCTTCCTGCGCGCCGACCGAGCCATCGATTATGGCAAGGTCATGCAGGTGATGGGCGAGCTTAACCGCGCCGGCCTCAACAAGGTCGCGCTGGTCTCGACGCCGGCCGCCGAGTGA
- a CDS encoding SPOR domain-containing protein, with the protein MSMPSNPVSACRRAAFALLLLAAAPAALAQYPAGAVVQALPKPGDAGEQLAAALRTLATNPDDLPALIAAGDNALTLGDPNAAVGFFGHADGLAPRDARVKAGLGAALVQLERPQEALRLFDKAVELGAPEASLAAQRGLAYDLTGDPSRAQRDYKIALGAHPEDDLTRRRLALSQGISGDRKAALATLDPLIRKSDIAAWRAQTFVLAMTGDPEGAHAITRIMLPQQEARLQPFLERLATLGPADKARAVHFGEMPAGGRNYTPAQLATIGPAPSYAAPRPRAAAPAARSDLAPAAVPPSSAAAAPAPRSDLAPVAAAAPYAAAASPPMPIGSTGQEGYFDRPHDVVARRAVPRAAQASARAPRSPVAAPSSATAAPAAAATALSAVAAPGAVAAASPVPATNTYAAPPAVAASPPASVPARPAAPAAIATVALPPSSSVSMPAATPAPAMAPVPMITRPAPAAAPAATAPRAAAVHRPVAVAEGAPASVPVVRHPLAPRVAALDRVEPAPRAARALPAAAAEAAATPARADHAATGHGAATGGRDTGASRTSRPRDTADEVETAEAVPVPRSAKSAHGDARLAKADTAAPREPQAAAGRSGRSGAAEGDAEAGDAPARASRAGKGTKAERGAASGKAEKAAATSDEADAPAKGGKSGKGARGAKSDTGGASDKSGKSDKADTSGKSDKADASARGGKADTSDRGGKAARAEGGSQRDRRGTADKAQKSAPARVYVQVAGGANRDDMGKAWESVRKKAPDLLKGRSPATIPVRATNRLVVGPFKTAEEAQGFVNKLTAKGVPGFVVRSEKGQTADALGDDR; encoded by the coding sequence ATGTCCATGCCTTCGAATCCCGTTTCCGCCTGCCGCCGCGCCGCCTTCGCCCTGCTGCTGCTCGCCGCCGCGCCGGCCGCGCTGGCGCAATATCCGGCGGGGGCGGTGGTGCAGGCGCTGCCCAAGCCGGGCGATGCCGGCGAGCAGCTCGCCGCCGCGCTGCGCACGCTCGCCACCAACCCCGATGATCTGCCCGCGCTGATCGCGGCCGGCGACAATGCGCTGACGCTCGGCGATCCGAACGCCGCCGTCGGCTTTTTCGGCCATGCCGACGGGCTGGCGCCGCGCGATGCGCGGGTCAAGGCGGGGCTGGGCGCGGCGCTGGTGCAGCTGGAGCGGCCGCAGGAGGCGCTGCGCCTGTTCGACAAGGCGGTCGAACTCGGCGCGCCCGAAGCCAGCCTCGCCGCGCAGCGGGGCCTCGCTTATGATCTCACCGGCGATCCCAGCCGCGCGCAGCGCGATTACAAGATCGCGCTCGGCGCGCATCCCGAGGATGATCTCACCCGCCGCCGCCTCGCTTTGTCGCAGGGGATCAGCGGCGATCGCAAGGCCGCGCTGGCCACGCTCGATCCGCTGATCCGCAAGAGCGACATCGCCGCCTGGCGCGCGCAGACCTTCGTGCTGGCGATGACGGGCGATCCCGAGGGCGCGCACGCCATCACCCGGATCATGCTGCCGCAGCAGGAAGCGCGCCTCCAGCCCTTCCTAGAGCGGCTGGCCACGCTCGGCCCGGCGGACAAGGCGCGCGCGGTGCATTTCGGCGAAATGCCCGCCGGCGGCCGCAACTACACGCCGGCGCAGCTTGCGACGATCGGACCGGCGCCGAGTTATGCCGCGCCGCGCCCCCGCGCCGCCGCGCCGGCCGCGCGATCGGACCTGGCGCCGGCCGCCGTCCCGCCGTCATCCGCCGCCGCCGCGCCGGCGCCGCGCTCCGATCTCGCGCCGGTCGCCGCCGCCGCGCCCTATGCCGCCGCCGCGAGCCCGCCCATGCCGATCGGCTCGACCGGGCAGGAGGGCTATTTCGACCGGCCGCACGATGTGGTGGCGCGCCGCGCCGTGCCGCGCGCGGCCCAGGCCAGCGCGCGCGCGCCGCGCAGCCCGGTCGCGGCTCCCAGCTCGGCCACCGCCGCGCCTGCGGCCGCCGCCACCGCGCTCTCAGCCGTGGCGGCGCCCGGGGCGGTGGCGGCGGCGTCGCCCGTGCCTGCGACCAACACCTATGCCGCACCCCCGGCGGTCGCCGCGTCGCCGCCGGCCTCGGTGCCGGCGCGCCCGGCCGCGCCGGCGGCGATCGCCACGGTGGCGCTGCCGCCGTCGAGCAGCGTGTCGATGCCGGCCGCGACCCCGGCGCCGGCGATGGCGCCGGTGCCGATGATCACGCGCCCGGCTCCGGCGGCCGCGCCGGCGGCGACCGCGCCGCGCGCCGCCGCCGTCCATAGGCCCGTGGCGGTGGCCGAGGGAGCGCCGGCGAGCGTGCCGGTGGTGCGCCATCCCTTGGCGCCGCGCGTCGCGGCGCTCGATCGGGTCGAGCCCGCGCCGCGCGCGGCCCGCGCCCTGCCGGCGGCGGCGGCCGAGGCGGCGGCCACCCCGGCGCGCGCCGATCATGCCGCCACAGGGCATGGCGCCGCCACCGGCGGCCGCGACACCGGCGCGAGCCGGACGAGCCGCCCGCGCGACACCGCCGACGAGGTCGAAACGGCGGAGGCCGTTCCGGTCCCCCGGTCGGCCAAGAGTGCGCACGGCGATGCCAGGCTCGCAAAGGCCGACACTGCCGCCCCGCGCGAGCCGCAGGCGGCGGCCGGCCGTTCCGGTCGTAGCGGTGCAGCGGAGGGCGACGCCGAGGCCGGCGACGCCCCCGCGCGAGCCAGCCGCGCCGGCAAGGGCACCAAGGCCGAACGCGGCGCCGCGTCCGGCAAGGCCGAGAAGGCCGCCGCGACCTCGGACGAGGCCGACGCGCCGGCCAAGGGCGGCAAGTCGGGCAAGGGCGCGCGAGGCGCCAAGTCGGACACGGGCGGCGCATCGGACAAGTCCGGCAAGTCGGACAAGGCCGACACGTCCGGCAAGTCGGACAAGGCCGACGCGTCCGCCCGGGGCGGCAAGGCCGACACGTCCGATCGAGGCGGCAAGGCCGCCAGGGCGGAGGGCGGCAGCCAGCGCGACAGGCGCGGCACGGCGGACAAGGCGCAGAAGAGCGCGCCCGCGCGCGTCTATGTGCAGGTCGCCGGGGGCGCCAATCGCGACGATATGGGCAAGGCGTGGGAGAGCGTGCGCAAGAAGGCGCCCGATCTGCTCAAGGGCCGCAGCCCCGCCACCATCCCGGTGCGCGCCACCAATCGGCTGGTCGTCGGCCCGTTCAAGACGGCCGAGGAGGCGCAGGGCTTCGTCAACAAGCTCACGGCCAAGGGCGTGCCGGGCTTTGTGGTGCGCAGCGAGAAGGGCCAGACGGCCGACGCGCTCGGCGACGATCGATGA
- the tolB gene encoding Tol-Pal system beta propeller repeat protein TolB: MTTPFAARRRFRLRLSAWPLAALPLALAAATPGAAQIRVDITGGISAPMPIAIPAMPTPQAAATPAGQTDALGRQVADIVTNDLKGSGLFKPLGPGQLQPVAYPQVTAPAYDFWTNTGAQALVQGFVQANGDGTLTVGCYLYDVFAKSELTRQGFVVSPQNWRRAAHKCADTVYTRLTGEGPYFDSRVVYVSETGPKNRRVKRLAIMDQDGANHRFLTNGQSIVLTPRFAPNQQSIVFMSYENNRPRIYTYDIGSGRTRLVVDRAALTFAPRYSPDGRYIVFSMSSAGNANIYRVPAGGGTPQQLTSAPGIDTAPSYSPDGSKIVFESDRSGGQQIYVMNADGSNQHRISFGGGRYATPVWSPRGDLIAFTKVGRFNIGVMAPDGSGEKILTHGWQDEGPSWSPNGRVIMFFRTAQGSGRADLSSVDLTGVNERKIPTPLDGSDPSWSPLLP; the protein is encoded by the coding sequence ATGACGACGCCCTTCGCCGCACGCCGCCGCTTCCGCCTCCGCCTGTCCGCCTGGCCGCTCGCCGCGCTTCCGCTCGCGCTGGCGGCGGCGACGCCGGGCGCGGCGCAGATCCGCGTCGATATCACCGGCGGTATCTCGGCGCCGATGCCGATCGCCATCCCGGCGATGCCGACGCCGCAGGCCGCCGCCACCCCCGCCGGGCAAACCGATGCGCTGGGCCGCCAGGTGGCCGATATCGTGACCAACGATCTCAAGGGATCGGGCCTGTTCAAGCCGCTCGGGCCGGGCCAGCTCCAGCCGGTCGCCTATCCCCAGGTCACCGCGCCCGCCTATGATTTCTGGACGAACACGGGCGCGCAGGCGCTGGTCCAGGGCTTTGTCCAGGCCAATGGCGACGGCACGCTGACGGTGGGCTGCTATCTCTACGATGTCTTTGCCAAGAGCGAGCTGACGCGGCAGGGCTTTGTCGTCTCGCCGCAGAATTGGCGCCGCGCCGCGCACAAATGCGCCGACACCGTCTATACCCGGCTGACCGGCGAGGGCCCCTATTTCGACAGCCGCGTCGTCTATGTCTCGGAGACGGGGCCGAAGAACAGGCGCGTCAAGCGGCTGGCGATCATGGACCAGGACGGCGCCAACCACCGTTTCCTCACCAACGGCCAGTCGATCGTGCTGACGCCGCGCTTCGCGCCCAACCAGCAGTCGATCGTCTTCATGTCCTATGAGAATAACCGGCCGCGCATCTATACCTACGATATCGGCTCGGGCCGCACGCGGCTGGTGGTGGATCGCGCCGCGCTCACCTTCGCGCCGCGCTATTCGCCCGATGGCCGCTACATCGTCTTCTCCATGTCGAGCGCGGGCAACGCCAATATCTATCGCGTCCCGGCCGGAGGCGGCACGCCGCAGCAGCTCACCTCGGCGCCGGGCATCGATACCGCGCCCAGCTATTCGCCCGACGGTTCCAAGATCGTGTTCGAGAGCGACCGGTCCGGCGGCCAGCAAATCTATGTGATGAACGCGGACGGCTCCAACCAGCACCGGATCAGCTTTGGCGGCGGCCGCTACGCCACGCCGGTGTGGAGCCCGCGCGGCGATCTCATCGCCTTCACCAAGGTCGGACGCTTCAATATCGGCGTGATGGCGCCGGACGGCTCGGGCGAGAAGATCCTCACCCATGGCTGGCAGGACGAGGGGCCGAGCTGGTCGCCCAATGGCCGCGTCATCATGTTCTTCCGCACCGCCCAGGGCTCGGGCCGGGCCGATCTCTCCTCGGTGGATCTTACGGGGGTGAACGAGCGGAAAATTCCTACCCCGCTTGACGGGTCCGATCCGAGCTGGTCGCCTTTGTTGCCCTGA
- the purE gene encoding 5-(carboxyamino)imidazole ribonucleotide mutase: MTDQPRVGLIMGSRSDWETMRHAAETLTTLGVPHEARVVSAHRTPQRLYDYAATAEGRGLRVIIAGAGGAAHLPGMAAAMTPLPVLGVPVESKALKGMDSLLSIVQMPAGIPVGTLAIGKAGAINAALLAAAILAGTEPALAERLAAWRARQTAEVAETPE; encoded by the coding sequence ATGACGGACCAGCCGCGTGTCGGGCTGATCATGGGTAGCCGTTCCGACTGGGAAACGATGCGCCACGCCGCCGAGACGCTGACGACGCTCGGCGTGCCGCACGAGGCGCGGGTCGTCTCCGCCCACCGCACGCCACAGCGTCTCTATGACTATGCCGCCACCGCCGAGGGACGCGGGCTGCGCGTGATCATCGCCGGCGCGGGCGGCGCCGCGCATCTGCCCGGCATGGCCGCCGCGATGACCCCGCTGCCGGTGCTGGGCGTGCCGGTGGAATCCAAGGCGCTGAAGGGCATGGATAGCCTCTTGTCGATCGTGCAGATGCCGGCGGGCATTCCGGTCGGCACGCTGGCGATCGGCAAGGCGGGGGCGATCAACGCCGCGCTGCTCGCCGCCGCCATCCTCGCCGGCACCGAACCGGCGCTGGCGGAACGGCTCGCGGCCTGGCGCGCGCGGCAGACCGCCGAGGTCGCCGAAACGCCCGAATGA
- the ybgC gene encoding tol-pal system-associated acyl-CoA thioesterase, with protein MAEELLDLPAAGRFAAGAHRFPIRVYFEDTDLSGVVYHANYLRFMERARSDMLAAAGIDQHQAWAAGAGVFAITDLAIRYRRPARLQDALLVESRVTAARGASCAIHQRVMRGEELLADADVTAAFLSPDGRPRRQPAAWVAAFRRLQGEFA; from the coding sequence ATGGCTGAGGAGCTTCTCGACCTGCCCGCCGCCGGCCGGTTCGCCGCGGGCGCGCACCGCTTCCCGATCCGCGTCTATTTTGAGGACACGGATCTGTCGGGCGTCGTCTATCACGCCAACTATCTGCGATTTATGGAGCGCGCGCGATCCGACATGCTGGCGGCGGCGGGGATTGACCAGCATCAGGCCTGGGCGGCGGGGGCGGGGGTGTTCGCCATCACCGATCTCGCCATCCGCTATCGCCGGCCGGCGCGGCTCCAGGATGCGCTGCTGGTGGAGAGCCGGGTGACGGCGGCGCGCGGCGCATCCTGTGCCATTCATCAGAGAGTCATGCGCGGCGAGGAGTTACTTGCCGACGCGGACGTGACTGCGGCCTTTCTGTCACCCGATGGCAGGCCGCGTCGCCAACCCGCGGCCTGGGTCGCGGCCTTTCGGCGTCTGCAAGGGGAATTTGCCTGA
- a CDS encoding cell envelope integrity protein TolA, with translation MDRAEKQGLVVAAVAHGLLFAALSLGLFSARVPKPPVADAMEVTLADTVGLRSAAPQASPSPPKASEAPEQGKPEEEAPPPPAPEPAPPPPRPTPPPPKPAPPKPAPKPVPPKPAPPKPAPPKPAPEKPIEKREPKPVPPKPVPAPPKPEKAKPEKAKPDTAKPVPEKPAKPAPSKAAPAKASAKPEGLPSDFLKDLPKDPGRGKSAGSARPKGSRLGPDFLKGLGSDKNATSDKPRASAVSARSMAGLAGLIAAQVKPCYSPPAGGASAASIVTTLRLRFKPDGSVASPPQIVDQAGVSGANQAYARQMGDAAKRAVLRCAPLKLPADLYQGGWEDIEFVFRPDSMG, from the coding sequence ATGGATCGCGCCGAGAAACAGGGGCTGGTCGTTGCCGCCGTCGCGCACGGCCTGCTGTTCGCCGCGCTGTCGCTCGGCCTGTTCTCGGCGCGCGTCCCCAAGCCGCCCGTGGCCGATGCGATGGAGGTGACGCTGGCCGACACGGTGGGGCTGCGCTCGGCCGCCCCGCAGGCGTCGCCGAGCCCGCCCAAGGCCTCCGAAGCGCCCGAACAGGGCAAGCCCGAGGAGGAGGCGCCGCCGCCGCCCGCGCCCGAGCCCGCGCCGCCGCCGCCCAGGCCGACCCCGCCGCCGCCCAAGCCGGCGCCGCCCAAGCCCGCGCCCAAGCCGGTGCCACCCAAGCCCGCGCCGCCCAAGCCCGCGCCGCCCAAGCCCGCGCCGGAAAAGCCGATCGAGAAGCGCGAGCCCAAGCCCGTGCCGCCCAAGCCCGTGCCGGCGCCGCCCAAGCCGGAAAAGGCGAAGCCCGAAAAGGCCAAGCCCGATACCGCCAAGCCCGTGCCGGAAAAGCCCGCCAAGCCCGCCCCCAGCAAGGCCGCGCCCGCCAAGGCGAGCGCCAAGCCGGAGGGGCTGCCTTCGGACTTCCTCAAGGATCTTCCCAAGGATCCGGGCCGGGGCAAGAGCGCCGGCAGCGCCCGGCCCAAGGGGTCGCGGCTCGGCCCCGATTTCCTCAAGGGGCTGGGCAGCGACAAGAATGCCACGAGCGACAAGCCGCGCGCCTCGGCGGTCTCGGCGCGGTCCATGGCCGGGCTGGCGGGGCTGATCGCCGCGCAGGTCAAGCCCTGCTACAGCCCGCCCGCGGGCGGCGCGAGCGCGGCCTCGATCGTCACCACCTTGCGTCTGCGCTTCAAGCCCGACGGATCGGTGGCGAGCCCGCCCCAGATCGTCGACCAGGCGGGTGTGTCCGGCGCCAATCAGGCCTATGCCCGTCAGATGGGCGACGCCGCCAAGCGCGCGGTGCTGCGCTGCGCGCCGCTCAAACTGCCCGCCGACCTGTATCAGGGTGGTTGGGAAGATATCGAATTTGTGTTCCGCCCGGACTCCATGGGTTGA
- a CDS encoding deoxyguanosinetriphosphate triphosphohydrolase: MSRAPYAADPARSRGRLHPDPGGETRGPRDVFQRDRDRIVHAIAFRRLRHKTQVFVAPDGDHFRVRLTHSLEVAQIGRTIARALGLNEDLTEALCLAHDIGHPPFGHAGEEALREAMAEAGGFDHNAHTLRVLTRLESPYPRWRGLNLSWDMLEGLAKHNGPVPAPNWALAEVDAELPLALDAWPSLEAQVAALADDIAYDNHDIDDGLRAGILDLDALCAVPLVAARWEAVRARHPDLPPDRLRGELIRDQIGAMVNDLIETSRARIAASGVDSVEAVRAAGQPLIGFSDAMAQDERVLKRFMYATLYHSPSQLAVAAVARGLVARLFAAYVAAPDRLPAAWRATLPETEPARTRHIADFIAGMTDRYAIGRHAELIGPVALPEGF, encoded by the coding sequence ATGAGCCGCGCGCCCTATGCCGCCGATCCGGCGCGCAGCCGGGGCCGGCTGCATCCGGATCCGGGCGGCGAGACGCGCGGCCCGCGCGATGTCTTCCAGCGCGATCGCGACCGTATCGTCCATGCCATCGCCTTTCGGCGGCTGCGCCACAAGACGCAGGTCTTCGTCGCGCCCGATGGCGATCATTTCCGCGTGCGGCTCACCCACAGCCTCGAGGTGGCGCAGATCGGGCGCACCATCGCCCGCGCGCTCGGCCTCAACGAGGATCTTACCGAGGCTTTGTGCCTCGCGCACGATATCGGCCATCCGCCCTTCGGCCATGCCGGCGAGGAGGCGCTGCGCGAGGCCATGGCGGAGGCCGGCGGATTCGATCACAATGCCCATACGCTGCGCGTGCTGACGCGGCTGGAAAGCCCCTATCCGCGCTGGCGCGGGCTCAATCTCAGCTGGGACATGCTGGAAGGGCTGGCCAAGCATAACGGTCCCGTGCCCGCGCCCAATTGGGCGCTGGCGGAGGTGGATGCCGAGCTGCCGCTGGCGCTGGACGCCTGGCCGAGCCTGGAGGCGCAGGTCGCCGCGCTCGCCGACGATATCGCCTACGACAATCACGATATCGATGACGGGCTGCGCGCCGGCATCCTCGATCTCGATGCGCTTTGCGCCGTACCGCTGGTCGCCGCGCGCTGGGAGGCGGTGCGGGCGCGCCATCCCGATCTGCCGCCGGACCGGCTGCGGGGCGAGCTGATCCGGGATCAGATCGGCGCCATGGTCAACGATCTGATCGAGACCAGCCGCGCGCGGATCGCCGCGAGCGGCGTCGACAGTGTCGAGGCGGTGCGCGCCGCCGGCCAGCCGCTGATCGGCTTCTCCGATGCCATGGCGCAGGACGAGCGCGTGCTGAAGCGCTTCATGTACGCCACCCTGTATCACAGCCCCTCGCAGCTGGCCGTGGCGGCGGTGGCGCGCGGGCTGGTGGCGCGGCTGTTCGCCGCCTATGTCGCCGCGCCCGACCGGCTGCCGGCGGCCTGGCGCGCGACGCTACCCGAGACGGAGCCGGCGCGGACGCGCCACATCGCCGATTTCATCGCCGGCATGACCGATCGCTACGCCATCGGCCGCCACGCGGAGCTGATCGGGCCGGTGGCGTTGCCCGAAGGCTTCTGA
- the tolQ gene encoding protein TolQ: MTPVLATDAATMSPVALFLQADIVVKIVMIGLIAASVWTWSIILVHGGRLRRIQSRSKTFEKDFKAAEDIDNFYTAHRQSDLPIAKVLGAGVGEWRRSTSGRTIDREGTRSRLAAAMATAAGAEIDRLSDRLNILATVGSVAPFVGLFGTVWGIMRAFTNIAAQQNTSLGVVAPGIAEALFATALGLFAAIPAVIAYNRLTHGVNRIEARLHRFADAFHGTLSRELETD, from the coding sequence ATGACACCCGTTCTCGCCACCGACGCCGCCACCATGTCGCCGGTCGCCCTGTTCCTGCAGGCCGACATTGTGGTGAAGATCGTGATGATCGGCCTGATCGCCGCCTCGGTCTGGACCTGGTCGATCATCCTCGTCCATGGCGGCCGGCTGCGCCGCATCCAGAGCCGCAGCAAGACCTTCGAGAAGGACTTCAAGGCCGCGGAGGATATCGACAATTTCTACACCGCCCACCGCCAGTCCGATCTCCCGATCGCGAAGGTGCTGGGCGCGGGCGTGGGCGAGTGGCGGCGCTCCACCTCGGGGCGCACGATCGATCGCGAGGGCACGCGCTCGCGGCTCGCGGCGGCCATGGCCACCGCCGCCGGCGCCGAGATCGACAGGCTTTCGGATCGGCTGAACATCCTCGCCACGGTCGGCTCGGTGGCGCCCTTTGTGGGGCTGTTCGGCACGGTGTGGGGCATCATGCGCGCCTTCACCAACATCGCCGCGCAGCAGAACACGTCCCTCGGCGTGGTCGCGCCGGGCATTGCCGAGGCGCTGTTCGCCACCGCGCTCGGCCTGTTCGCCGCCATTCCCGCCGTGATCGCCTATAACCGGCTGACGCATGGCGTGAACCGGATCGAGGCGCGGCTGCACCGCTTCGCCGATGCCTTTCACGGCACGCTGAGCCGCGAACTGGAGACGGACTGA